In Montipora capricornis isolate CH-2021 chromosome 4, ASM3666992v2, whole genome shotgun sequence, the DNA window GGTTGCAGGATGGTTTGCTTCCCATGCTTCAAAACTTCCGGCGAGATACCGTCCTTCCCCGGTGACTGTCGATGGCTATGCTGAGCTCTTCCAGTGTCGGCGTGTTGTCAAGCTCCTGTATGACTGGCAAACCAGGCAGGGCATTGAGGGTAGTGTCTGTGACGATGTACTGGGTTGAGTAGAGCTCGAGATAATGCTCCACCCAACGCTGCAGCTGCATGCTCTGATCAGTGATGACCTCGCCAGTCTTTGATTTGATTGGGGCTGTTTTGATGCTTGTAGGGCCAGTGGCAGTTTTGATGCCCTCATACATCACCTTTGCGTGGCCACAGTCCGCTGCTAACTGGATTTGCCTTATAGGTTATAGGTTCTGCCAGTACTCGTTGGCACAGAAGCGGGCGGTCTGCTGGGCCTTGCTCCTAGCTGCTCGAAGGGCGTTGTATGTGCTTGGGGAAGGGTTCTGCTTGTGAGCCAGCATTGCTTTCCTCTTGGCCTCTGTGACTGGCTGCATTTCTTCCCAGCAAGCCTAGAAGCAGTCAGCATTCTTGCATTCTTTCTGGCCGAATGCAGCCATGGCTGAGTCGTAGATGGCATCACGGAGGTGAGACTATTTGGCATCCGGGTTGCTGGTTGTTGGTTGCGCAGCAAGTTTCTCCTGGAGGCTGTCAGCAAAGCTCTGAGCCTTAACGGGGTTGGAAGTGCCACAGGTGTTTATGCAGGGGCGACTCTTGGTCTTGGTGTGGTGGATCTTTCCGGGCTTCAGCCTGACCTTGCTTGCAACGAGAAAGTGGTCCGTGTCACGACTCAACATCAACGTTGCCTGTCTCCAGGAAACCCCGCTGGCCAACAGTCAGTCACTTTATGCTCTTCGCATGAAAACGTCGGCGGGCTTTGTGAACATCATATCTGCCTATGCCCAGACTCTGACCTCCACCCCAGAAGCCAAGGATCAATTCTATGAGGCTCTGCAGGAAACACTATCCGGAATCCCAAGTTCCGAGGGCATATAATTATTTGCTAGGTGATTTCAATGCTCGCGTTGGGACTGACTGGCAAGCATGGCCTACCTGCTTCAGCCACTTTGGCGTAGGCAGGATGAATGAGAAACGGGCAGAGGTTGCTCGAACTCTGCTGTCACCAAGGCCTCTGCATCACCAACAGCTCCTTTAAGTGGAAGGAGCTGCACAAAGTGTCTTGGAGACACCCTCGTTCCTGCCACTGACACCAGCTAGACCTCGTCATCACTAGGAGAGCGGACCTCAGCAGTGTCCTCCACACAAGAAGCAATCACAGCGCTGACTATGCCAGCTCGTCGTTGATGATGGTGGTCTTGCGGAGTCATCCATTCGCTGAAGGTCAGGGGAGAGACCAGGGCACATGGTGCGAATGTCCCAGCCTGCAATTCGAAGAGCTGGAGTCTgtagttttttgctttttactgCTTGTTGCAAGTATGGCTGCTCGCTTGTCGGGAGGGTCCCCTACGCTCTACGCACCCAGTAGAGCAGGCAAGCAATGTCGGGGTGGCACCTTACTGGCTGGGGGCTGCCCAGCTTGAGGCGGGCAGTAGCTGTGGAAAACTGCCTCATCACATGTTGTGCCGGAGTCTTGCGACACCACTGGAGTGCCCTCTCCAGTTTGCGCTAAGGCCTGGACGGGAAGATGAGGAGATGCTGGGCTGCCCATACAACAGTGTCCCCCTCTCAGTATCACTGGCTGGGTCCAAGGGAAAGGAATAACCAATACAACTTGGGGCTAGTTCCACTGCAGAAGCTGCCAGAAGGAAGTGCTGAACACCTGCCAACCGCCTTAGGGGCTCCACTCCGGATTTGTCCTCAAGGTTTATTCTTGAAGCCTTCCTGAGATCAGGGATAGCCGCAAGGCAGTGGAGGTTTGAAATCAGGGTTTACCTTCCCCTAGATAAGCTGCCTTCACAGGCTGAGCCCCATCTACCCTGGGTAACTGGTTTTAAGCTGCCAGTGGCTTTGCCTTCGCCCCTTTTCCTGTTGGTGGTGCCAGTTCCACCACGCGGAGGCCAGAAGTTGGACTTACCTGACAGAGGCTCTTAAAGTTGCACGGCATTGGGAGCATTTCGAGAGATTGTGAGAGCCCAGCCTCAAAACCCACTTCCCGGCTATAACAGCCTTGTTCTATAAGCGTGATGAGATATAACAAAAGGATCTATGCATAAACTTAGAGTTGCAGTTACAATAGATTGATGGAGTTTATAATATCCCCAAAGGTTGTAATTATTGCTGCCAGTTGAAAACTGTTCCTTATATAGTTTGGCCATGTATCTGATAAACATCTATAAAGTAAAATAAGAGCTTGTGTATATCTATGTTGGTCCAAAGACCAACTTTCACTTGCTTTATTCCATATGTggagaaagtttcttttgcatcTCTTGCTTGTGACACTACAGATTGAAAGAAACTTCTTCTCGGTTCTTCTATCCAAACACAACTATCAAAGTTCATTTCTGCTGGTATTCTGGTCCACTTAATTCCTGCATTTTTCATGACCACAGCTAGAATTTCACACACTTGGGGCATGATATGAACATGTTGATGACCATCAATATGCGTGGGTAATAATCCAACTGCATCCACAAACCATTGTAGCTGGGCGTGTATTTCTTGTTTAACCTGTCttgacaacaaaacaaaattcaatcaacaagtttacaacaaaacaaGTTTTCGTTTACATCAATTTTTGACGTTACGATATTTTAGGCTGTTATTAAAAGTGGAACGGGACGTGGGACTTAGGActtggggactcggggactcgaggacgcggggacgtggggactcggggacgtggggacgtggggacgcgtgGACGCGGGGACGCAGGGACGCAGGGACTCaaggacgtggggacgcggggactcggAGAGGTGGGATGCAAGTACGTCGGAACTCGCAGACGCGTGGGGATTCAAGGAcgtgataaacaaataacacctgacttttgcgctgaattggtaaaatacaatttttgacGGTCTACAAGTGTAAAATAATCTAATATGCTGGAGGGTTTGTCAGACCAGTAGCTGATGATTTCCAGCATCCATAGAcactttgcataaatggcaaggtacatcctaagcctcacgttcatgtgaaaaatcctttgtctagaAACATAAGTACGAGGTTAAGGATAtacaaagtattgttattcaaatttaggcACCatatatgcaaagggtctatggtTCCTCCTTGCCTATTTTACTGTGAGAGCTCTGGGTACAGAATAGTTTCAACGCAGGGGATCTTAAACGTCGTGGGCAGCCACGGAGGACTTTCCTGATAAGTAACTgagttttcaagtgaagctatgatcctcgcagttatgaacgcaatttttgcaattgctcccaacgtcagtggcttcatagctcagttggttagagcgtcgcaccggtatggtgagatcacaggttcaaaccccgttgaggtcctgaatttttcagacttctttacgcaattgcaaaattgcgttcatataactgcgaggatcatagcttcacttgaaaactcAGTACGTCGTTTAAGACCCCCTGCGTTGAAACTATTCTGTACCCAGAGCTCTCACGGTAAAATAGGAAAGGAGGAACCATGGATGCTGGAAATCATCAGCTACTGGTCTGACAAACCCTCCAGCATATTAGATTATTTTACACTTGTAGACCgtcaaaaattgtattttaccaattcagcgcaaaagtcaggtgttatttgtttatcacgTCCTCGAATCCCCACGCGTCTCCGAGATCCGACGTACTCGCATTCCACCTCTCCGAATCCCCACATCCCCACGTCCCctagtccccacgtccccacgtccccgcgtccccgcgtccccacgtccccgcgtcCTCGAGTCCCCAAGTCCCCAagtcccaagtcccacgtccccgtccaCTTTTAGAAACAGCCGATATTTTACCCCTTAATTTTTATAAGCTAAAGTAGATCACCGATTTCTTCTCGAGCGAGAGAAGAACAAAATTATGTTGAAAGTCTAAGCTGCACTGGTGGTTCCATAAAATATTAATGCAGTAATTAACGCCACTTAAGCTAGCGCTAATAAAGGTACTAATATTTTACCTCTTCCAAATCTACTTCTCCTCTCTTTAGAGCCTCTCTAAATCCGAACTTGCCTTTAAAGAAACCATTTTCCGAAGTAAGAGAGCTGCATTTCATCTTTACGGGGATTCCCTCAGTAAGGTTGACATGAAGCCCTAAAGGAATTCCACACTGTCTTGATAATAGTACAGCTTCTGACGCCTTAAAAGCATTCACAAGGAGAGTACTACTTGATACAACTCCATTCTGAAACGATTCTACTATTCCACGGTTTCTTTGATCACAATAGCCAAAGTCATCAGCGTTTATAACCAAACGTTTCCGGGTTTTCACCGGTTCTTCCGCCATAACTGCAACAGCAATGCAAACAACAAGTTGTCAGTAGAAAAAGGATAACACCACATGCCCACAGGTTTTGGATCGCAAGGAAATGAAAGCAAATAAGTCGTTGGATATTTGACAAATGGTGTTCCAAACGCACGTCTTGTTATTGAGCTGATCAGGAATTCAACAACTCGGATGACATAATAATTTCCCATACATGATCCACCTACCTAACACCACTTCCTAGCCCCAGACCCTTATCGTATCGTACAACGAAGATGGCGGACAGCGAGGAAAAAGAGCAGAAAggtttgtttattaattttcctttttgtgttaGGATAAACCACGTAACTTTAAGTATCTCTGCACATATTGGTGCTCTAGTGGAAGgagaacaaaaaatgttggttGACTCACCATTTTTAAATAAGCTAAATCGGTAAAGTATATCACCAGCCATGCaaacagataaatttttatcggagtaactgcagaataccccgccacatcgAGTATCTTaagaagctggctacgcggtacgcggtacgcggaaagaattaaagtcaagatggcgaagtatctttacaagctggctacgcggtacgcggtacgcggaaagaattaaagtcaacatggcgaagtatctttacaagctggctacgcggtacgcggtacgcggaaagaattaaagtcaagatggcgaagtatctttacaagctggctacgcggtacgcggtacgcggaaagagttaaagtcaagatggcaaagtatcttaagtagctggctacgcggtacgtggaaaattaaaattctagtgtaccctaaccctaactgaaccgtaaaatgaaagctaaaatttcaaacgagtgcttaggcttaatcagtaaacgagtgctatattcttgaTTCTTCACACGGTCTCCGTAAAAAGAGTAGTCAACCGAttcgtaaaatgaaagctaaaattttaaacgagtgcttaggcctaatcactgaaacgagtgcttaggctcaatcagtaaacgagtgctatattcttctcaaggtctcggtaaaaagtCTAGTTTACCAAACCgtgaaatgaaagctaaaattttaagagtgcttaggccggTATCTGGATGTTTCGCCCGAAAGCCTGTTCGCCCGACAGAGATTCGCCCGGAACTATAGATGATTCGCCCGATGATATTTAATTGACTTAAACCGGTACACACAACATCGTAACGAAACTATTCTGTAAAACTTGTAACTATTTATCCGCCTCGGTGTAATAAGGCTGCCGAATTTAAAAACCCCCTGAATGAGTCTATATTTGTAGCAATTGTTTGAAGTAGCACGGCACGCGTGGTTTTCAGAAGGCAGTGCGGccaagtatgtatgtatatattgCTGACAAATTCTAACCATTTTATTTCGTAATGGCGATGGTGCAAACTGGGCGCAGTTGAATTGTCTTTCGTGAGGAATCGCAAAAATTAATAAGCGACATTCACTTGCCTTGTCCTAACGTTGTTAGTTTCATTGATTGGTATCATCGGGCGAATTGTCTTTAGCTTCGGGCGAATCTCCGTCGGGCGAACAGGCTTTCGGGCGAAACAACCGTAATtccttaggcctaatcactgaaacgagtgcttaggcttgaTCAGAAAACGtgtgctatattcatcacacgaTCGTGTTAAAAAGCGAAGTTTAAGCGAACCgtgaaatgaaatcttaaatttgtaaagagttcttaggcctaatttctGAAGCGAACGCTTAgggtaaaatgaaagctaaaattttaaaagagtgcttataAGCCTCatactgaaaggagcgcttagacttaatcagtaaacgagtgctatcaCAGCGTGCCGCGTACCTTGTAGCCAGCACAAATAACAttgctgcgccattttgaaatcatttgtttatataaCGTTCTTCCGAGTCCACAGTTCCACAGTCTCTTGTCTGTGGAATTACTTAGGCTTTGACACTTTAAGAACAAGGAATGTCACGGCGTActgcgtagccagcacatataaCATCACTGtaccattttgaaatttagttcaTTTGGAAATTAGTCcatgtggcggggtattctacagtattgtgcattcctatttctgggtaccgcgtagccggctacgtgaAATATagttcgagtggcggggtattctgcagttaagccttTTTAtctgcaccccccccccccccccacattcCCACGGAGGGCTCTTTTTTAAGGTCTGGACGGAACCTGTTGGAATCTgggatttttcttttatttcaccCCTTTGGAATCAGTATTCTggctttttattacttttttttatcGTCCCCAATGGGATGAGGATCTGATTGGAACCTGGACTGTATTTTATCACCTGTCGTTCATGCCTGCCATGAAGGAAGgaagggggaaggggtggggggggggggggaattaaaAATTGGAAGAACCCATCTGTAAGTCCTATTTCTTCATATCTGTTGATATTTGCAGCTCTTTCCGAACAGAGGATACACGCATCAGTGTCTTTGAGCTTCGGCCTGATATTTATTGTTATTGGTATTCCTCTGTGGTGGAACACAACAAAGGTGTATCGAGCTTCACTTCCTTACTCTGAAATAGAGCTGCTCAATCAGCTTAAGGTAAGCTACTTGTACTTTTATGAGTAAGCACACTAGTCATGCATAGAACAAGCAGTGgacttaaggacagtgcctactaactCAAAGGTATTTTGGCCTCGGTTTATGATTGtacaggaactgtagatcttaaaaagtgttattgaaatccaaaaagaaaattggcggtaaccacacatttttcaaagataattgatgaataacatttgtaaaaagctttataatacaaagcaatgtatggcgttctttatcaaatcgaagcttaattatctctcagaAATAcatggttacacccaattttctttttggataccaagagtacttacaaaGATAAttatactttctccggatagttgcaaaaatatcactgtatcaGTAAGCATCACTCCAGacaggaaatccaagtatctctaGATatgcaaaacgtatgcgcaataacaatagtagacaccgtccttaacatgAGAAATCAGctttcaaaaatggaaaaaatatcAAGGCCCAGATAACCTATTGTGTCATCCCCTTGTTATTCTGGCTGTCTCCTTGTGAAGACTGACAGTAACCACAAATCTCTTAGACATGAGTAACactgggaaaaaaattaaatgcttTATCACCAACACAAGGTGCTAATGAGGTGTCAGTTGGTTGCGTCATCCAATACGTTGGCATTTAATGTAATGTGCAAACACCTACTAATGGTGCATACAATAGAGaaagaaataaaggaaagagcaagttattgttattgataCTGTGTTTTTTATATTAATTGCTAATAAGTCAtgcaaattgatttatttaagGTCAAACATGCAGTTAACTTAGATGTGGTGCTATTCTTCCCTCAAGATCCTGCTGTCTTGAGGGAAGCAATAGAGAAAGAGCTCAGTAGGGAAACTGGTAAGAGTGatttcaataaatattattaccGTAACAGTACGTAACTTCATTTTGtgttgaaaattaatttttatgaatttgttgtcattgtcattgtcattatcaCCAGTCATTAATTTTATCATACATTGgggtacatacatacatgtacacacgcatacataattgaccactcaccacaggggcttttcagggccaaatTAACAGACCAGAAtgttcaacaacaactgttgagAATCTTAACTGCGCGTACgcgttgactatttacaagtgcagttgagATGtggaaccagggactaccaggaacaaatttaaCCAATGGGCAGAATGTGTCTTGAACCCCGGGGTtaccggatctcaaggcaagcaccctaaccactgggccgcactgcctcgtCATCATCTTTCtcatcaaaatcatcatcatcatcatcaacaacaatacaatgttgttgctgtttttcttgttgttatcaagAAGTTGCTGTACATGTGTGACTGGGTGttatgaaaactaagacccttttggTAGACTGTACAAAAACTAAGACCCCTTGTAAGCAGTGGAAATTACCGGAAAGAAACACAGGAAAACTTTCCACTAGTCAGAGATTTGGCCACTGGATGTTGTCTCCATACACggtttaatttaaacagacACAATGCCATGACACGCTTGAATGTTGTGTGACAGAAAAACCCCCCAGTAACATTCGTCTAAGACCCGGTCTTAGTTTTTGCACTACATAAATTAAGACCCCGGGGTCTTAgatcttaggtcttagttttcgtaacacccTCATTGTGCTTGCTTCCCTCAAAATTTTAGGTGATCCTGATTTTATAGTAAGAGCAGAGTACACTGTCACAGTTGAAACAAAGCACTCTAAAGATGCAGTTTTGATGACAAAGCTATCATCTAGCTCATGGGAAGGTGACGACAGCATACAtgataaaattataaaataccAGTACATGATAAATTTTTACGTTCAAGTGATACATATTTTTGAGTTTTGAATGAAAGGTCAATAGAGCTATTGAGGCACTTGATGCCAGAAAATAACTGTTATTCTGCATACTGACTTTTCATGTTTGGCAGTAAGTATGTGAGTGAACAGTATGTAGCTCTCCCTAAACTTTGTGCTCTTTCtgtgaaataataaattaatgctaattaataataattttttgtcaACAGAAATGGATGATTATTTCCAAAACAGTTTTGCAAAAAAGGAGAATCATTACACCTTCTTTGTTCTTCCCTATGAAAATCCTGAATCAAGTTCTGTAGATGCTTACATTGGAAGTTATTTGCACTGCATTCTGTACAATGACAAAGGTAAGTGAAATAGTACTTAAATGATGAAATAGTCTTAAATTATCATTTATCAGTGTGGCATTGATTGCCATGAGTGTGACTTTGAAGAAACATTTACACCCGTTTGGTCCTTGATTGAACAAGGATTGTTGCAATAAAAACCTGGCATTTTCCTCTAGATCCAACAAGACTTGCTTCCACTATTGCAAAGGCTGTCAAGAATATCATAGTTAATGAAGAAGATGTTTATAATGCTTTTAGTTTTGCTTCAAAAAGGAAGATTCAAAAGGTGAGCTCTTAATTTCGCACAAATTTATTAGTGTTGTTGTGAATTATATGAGCTAAAGTATTTGCCTTTTAGCAAAATATGATACCTACTGGTAAGTGTACCCTAATGTGATGGCATTAGTTCTCCCAAAAATTGTCCTGAAAAGGTTTATTTTATAATGTGTACTATGAAATTAAGAGACTATGCTTTATTAACAAAGAGACAAATCAATTGTCCAGAGAATCATCTAGAAAAATAATTGTTTCTTACTATTTATCCCATTGGTCTTCATGCTTGAACATTTCTCTGAAGGTTTGGGATCTCTATCCAAGGTTGTGATGTGATGACTTGACGGCATTTCTGCCACCCCTCATCCTACCCCTCCCCCAAAAAACCCCTGTGTGTTGAAATCTTAGGCTATTCAGAATCCATAACAATCATTATGACCCATAATgtatcaggggtttcaatagaatccggttaccggcggtataccgccgcctgctttgcctcacaccgccggctagtttgccttgattttcactaaaaatcctatcataaacttgtcaaactgccgccttcaatgggctatcatggactgctatttcagaagttattgaaacccctgatgtATGATGTAAAGATAAAGTATATTAAATAACTGATGTCAAGTTctcttttaattaataattaataataataataataataataataataataataactattattattattatctaaagCCGTTGACCTCTCAGACACCCTAAGACGCCCCCAGTTGaaaagtaaaatcttctggtgttagaataaaatatgttaaaatatgctcaggttgttgaaatgtcagtcaatgtcatctcaaacagtccttctaaGGACTAAACTCACCCAGAGGATCGTACtatacttaattatgatatgactcctgggttcaaaccatttccAATATTACAGGATTAATAcattaatattatttctttttttgggtAACAGGACACTATGGAGAGTATGACTGCTCAGAAATCAATAACTGGTTTGTTTTTCAGACATCTTGTGCTCACTGCAGTTGAATTACCTAttaagacaaataaagaacatttttttattttgctttctaCTTTTCAAAGTTAAGGTGCTGTTAAAGCAAAATTAAttgttaacatgttttcaaagttaATGTTTATGGCCTATTGATGCTATCACAAGACCGTTTTCATTTTACTTTCCTATCATTTCTAAAGCAAAGTTCTTATTCCTCtgatttctttaaggttttcAAGTTTCCTTCACTCTGTTGAATTCTGATCCCGACTCAGTGCTGGTTGAATGGGATATTGAATCAGCTGTGaaaagtaataataaattattgttgttgaTTCAGAAGTGAAATCACTATCATTTAATGCACATGTTTTACTTTAAAGTTAAGACAACAGCTACTATAAACAATCAGTTTggagtatgtatgtatgtgtgtttGTTTGTACCGGGACCACAACGTTGGGACTATTTTCTCTACTCTTTCCAATCAGGCATATTACCAGTAATTAATTATGTCTGATTCAACCTTTTTTTGCAGAATATTTAGATCCATTTTTGCTGAAGTTTCCTCATTTGGATGTCACCGTGGACTCTCAGGTACAACTAATATATTTGACAAGATATCTGTTAGTTTTAATCTACAGACCTCACCCAGGTTGCTTGAAGTATGGTTAGCATTAAATCAGCATTAAATACATTGGAAACTCTGATGACAAGATATGAGGATGCTGTCTCAGTAGAGtgttacttaacaattagaccggTAGCCCTtgccatgaggcgaagccgaatgggctattgacccgtggcccttgagggcgaagggtctaattgttttagtatcacccaactagctggacagaaaaggcaataataaagttagcgaatgcaagtgtaagaaatattcatttggccggaatgaaacgaaatgaagcGTCAT includes these proteins:
- the LOC138047485 gene encoding carbohydrate deacetylase-like — protein: MAEEPVKTRKRLVINADDFGYCDQRNRGIVESFQNGVVSSSTLLVNAFKASEAVLLSRQCGIPLGLHVNLTEGIPVKMKCSSLTSENGFFKGKFGFREALKRGEVDLEEVKQEIHAQLQWFVDAVGLLPTHIDGHQHVHIMPQVCEILAVVMKNAGIKWTRIPAEMNFDSCVWIEEPRRSFFQSVVSQARDAKETFSTYGIKCPTHFIGLSTMGKDMTINRLKQALELVYNEKEQEEGTQSICELMVHPGYRSIMGCGGCGEGPDVFACSVDREHELLILTGPDLKDYLRTNKIQLLSFKKLL